From Triplophysa dalaica isolate WHDGS20190420 chromosome 24, ASM1584641v1, whole genome shotgun sequence:
TAAtgctttctctctgtttgttaGTACCATCTGAGAAAGCTCGAAGGTCGGCGTCTTGACTTCGATTTCAAGAAGAGGCGTAAAGGAAAGATTGCAAACACAGAGATTAAGAAGGCATTCGAGAAGTTTGAAGAATCTAAGGATTTGGCAGAGAGTAGCATGTTTAATCTTCTACAAAAGGATGTATGCAAAACAtcacattctgtttttatttatcctcCAGTCACAGATCATAACACAAACAGTACATAATCACATGGTATATGGCATTGTAGGTAGACCAGATGCAGTATCTCTCAGGCTTCATCTCGGCAGTTTTAGACTACCACCAAGAATCTTGCCAGATACTAGAACATCTCAGGAGCAGCCTGCAGACCAGGTCAGAATTATGGGCTGTTTATCTCCTATTATTACAGTTCTAACATGTTTCATctgatttaattttaatgtttctgtgtttatagAATAACAGATGCAAGCAATCAACCCAAAAGGGAATTTGCATCGAAGTCAGTTGCAAGCACAATGTGCTACACGGATATTTATGGATTGTCCAACTGCTCATCAGGACAGTCGCCAGGTGTTTCATTTTTCCCTTAGTTATATGATCACATTCAATATTGACTGTTCATGACGTTTCTCAATTCTGTGTATTATGTGCAACAGGGACAGAGATCACTGAAGCCTTGAGTGAAAAATGTAAGTCATAATCACATGGTATACACATTCATACCCTGTCTCACACAGAAATGTATTAGATAGTTGGACGTTTCCCAGCTAATTTTCCTTGATGGTTGCCAGATGCTCCTGTTGTGGTTCACTCTCCTGACAAGGCACAGAATCCAACCAACAACTGTGAGTTTACACTTTTGACTCTTAAGCAGATGTAAAAATGACCCATATGAGGATGTATATATACAGTGACGTCTAAAGAGtgtgaaaatgcttttattttcaaattgtatagattttttattgcaaataaaatcatattattaggataaaacacattattaaaaacatattattatataGAAACATTCTATTTTTACTagtaaaggagtagttcaccttcaaaatgaaaattctgtcatcatttactcgttacttgtcatttcaaactttctATCtgctgcagaaaacaaaagaagatattttgaaaaatgttgtgaaCAGAACAGTACAGCCcgtcattcacttctattgtaaccaaagCATGTGACTGGGGGGCTGtcaaaatattcttcaaaatatattttgtgttctgtggaagaaagaaagtcatacaggtttaaaatgacgggagggttagtaaatgatgagaaaattttcattttaaaggtgaactactcctttaagaaaaGTGCCATATAAAAacaatctcttttttttatgtttactaGATGATAGCGGCCCCCCTTTTGATCAGCCCTGCTGTCGGGCACTTTACGCTTTCCAGGCAGAAAATCAAGGAGAGCTGTGTTTTAAGGGAGGTGACATCATCATTCTGACCAGCCAGGTAGATGAGAACTGGTTTGAGGGCATGCTCAGTGGGAAATCTGGCTTCTTTCCTAAAAACTACGTCAAAGTGCTTGTACCTTTGCCATAGTAACAGCAGGAACGCACTTCAGCTGGACAGCATGAACTCTTCCGGTTTTTGGAGAAACTTTAAGTTTTGTTGAAGGTTAATAAATAAGGCTCACCTAAGTCTATGCTGTATATCCATCACTATGCAAAAATCATGTACCTCACATTGTCTTTCTTTACTATGTTTGTTATGTTAATAATCTAATGATGCACTATACTGTACATTGGAGCTGCATAAATTTGCTGATatattgaatgtattttatagGCCTACATTTCCGAAATATGTCAAATTTTAATGTGATTAAATAGATTTCAGTGTGTTATAGTCATGGGTTAAAACCTGTGtatattttctgtctttttaacagtttttaaagtCTTAAAGTATTTCTTGcagaattgtttattttgcacttgctcgttttttaataaatccaaGCATACTGAAGATGTTATGATATATTTGTTATCTcctattatcattaataatataaatatatatattcccACTatgaataagtttattttataaaccaCATAATACTATTCTCCTATTGGAGCGGCGTTGCTGTATTTCCGAATGACTCTCATTTTGAGCCCAGCTGCTCGCCGTAGTGGCGGTTCCTCACCGGAGCCACGGATTTTCAAACTTTTGTGATATGACAAAGtttttcagttaaaataaaGGACACATTTATTCAACACCCGTGGATGTCGCGTGAAGTGTTTACCAACAAACCTTCCTgtatttctttactttctttAGTCTAAACTTCGGGTAAGTTAGTCAAGTTAGCTGTTGCTAATCAGCTGGGAAATGCAGAAACTGTTAGCAAAACAAACCGAACAACGACGAATAAATTGATTAGAAATTGAAAAGTAACCATTCTTTTTTTACCATTTGTTAgtttgttttcagatgttttggtCAGAATTGTTTTAACACTTAAATGTGATTATACGCTAAAGTTAAACACTGTTGTCTTAAACTAGCTGAATTGCTTGGTTGCTGGCTAACTTGTTTACCGAAAGTCATTGAGTATCTCTCGTCATCTTGAGTTGTTCAGGCAACTCGGACTCCGAACAATATTAGTAAAATTGACACTTTAATAACAATACAGCGAAAGTAAATAAAGAGATTAGATAGCATCAAACACAGTAACGTTAATAATTTTAGTTTGAATGCAAAATCGTGACTGCAATGTTGTGAAAGTGCAACACaataacaaacatttacaaacatggacagtttttatatttttaacttgCTCGAGCGTTTCTGGATTAGAAACATTTCGTGTTCTTTGACTCGTGGCGCGGCGCGCCTGACAGCTGTCCATCTTTTGTCACCTGGCAGTCGTTGCTATGGAGGACGTCACGCGCCTGGTGTCGTCAGGTGACTGTCTGAAGATCTGGGACTCGGCATCCATGACGGTGGTTGAGCAGTTCAACCCCCACAGTGCCACACATCCAGTGGCTCAAGTGTGCTGGAGTAGCAGCAGTATCCTCTAAAGCTCACGTGCatcataaaaaatgatataaggGTCCTGTAAACTTGGATCTTctacagtaaatgtatttaaaggagGTGTTGATAGCAATAAATTTACCTTGACCATGTTCAGATCAGTACCTGGTCAGTGCCAGCAGTATTGGGGACAAGCTGGTGGTATCCAGCCTCAAGTCCTCACCGGTTCCAGTGATGGAGCTTGGTGAAGGGGTGAGCACACAGATCTTTCATAATCTCAATGTATCTTTGATCATATAAGCGTGCCTTAAAATGGACTTGTTTTCAGAAAAAGCAAACCCGCGTCAATCTGAACTCCACGTCACAGTTCCTGGTCAGTGGAGGTCTGGATAACACTGTTAATATTTGGGACCTGAAGACGAAAAGGTTACACCGAAGCCTTAAGGTATTGCATGTTTACAAGCTctatacaacaaaatatattaatacatcTCTGAAGTCAGCTTGACACAacctttgttatttttcttcattAGGACCACAAGGAAGAAGTCACGTGTGTGTCCTTTAATGGAGGAGATAGCTACATAGCATCAGGCTCCACCAGTGGTGATATCATCCTACACAGTATTACCACCAACCTGTCTAGCAAACCTTTCGGTCACGGGCCAAATGTGGTGAGTTTAAGATCTCAACCATACCGAATGAAGTAAAGTATAGTGTGgcactttaaaacacacaatgtgTATTTCTCCGTAGCCCATCCATGATTTGAGGTACTCATTGGTGAAGAGGTCTCTGCTGGGCACCGTGTCAGACAGTGGCtctgttgcattgtgggatgctAACACTCAGAAGGAGCTGCACTTGTTTGAAGGGGCTCACAAAGCCCCGTGTTCAGGGTTGGCCTTCTCTCCGGCCAATGATTTGCTCTTTATCACTGTGGGACTGGATAAGAAGATCGTCTGCTATGACACCTCCAGCAAAATGTAAGACTAAATCGTTGTGTGCAGCATTGCAGATTCGTTATGGCTTAGTAAAGAAATGCTTTGATTCGATTTGCTTCATCTCAACAGGGTCTTTCGCAATAAGCAGGTGGAGTCTCCACTCACAGCCATTGACTTTACTCCAGATGGCGCTGGGCTTGTGGTGGGCTCCACACAGGGTAGAATGTACATGTATGACCTCCGCAACCTCAGTGCGCCAATCAAAATTACCACGGCACACAAGACATCCGTGACTTCTATTCGCTTCCAAAACTCCACCTCCAAACTGAAGGTAATTAaactttattgacataaatccATTTCTACTAAAGCGTCCTCAGTATGTTTGTTATGCAACTCAGTATCCACTGTATGAATGctatgcatatttaaaaaccaTCTCTTTTCCCTACAGTCCACTAAAACAGCGTCCAGCAAATCTTCCCACTCTAATAAGAGGGTCTCTGTAAAGCTGGCCAGTCAGCACACGGAACCTTCCACACCAACACCTACAGTCCCACCCAGTGTGCCTGGCTCTGAATTTCCTGGAGAAAGAGGTGACGGCCAAGCCCAATTTACAGGTCAACTTTTTCTCTTTAAGCTTTTAGGAGAATTCCTTATTTGTTCATGACTGCTCAGCCCAGCTAGCATTTTAAAGACTTGTGTAAGGTTTTTTGTCATATTATTGGTTGTGTTGGTATTGAACGTGTTGTCTTTTTGCAGGTAGTGCTGGTGAAGTGTTCTCCCGTGAAGCAGAGGGGCAACACAGTCAAGATCAGCTTCCGAGCCTGGAGAAGTTTACCAACATCGGGCGAAACAGCCTGAACCTGGATATTTTCTCCCCTCTTAATGATGGTCATTATTGGATCTTGCTTGTCTTGTATATTAtcgctgtctttctgaaacttTGGACTTAGATGTGCAAAATTACAGTTTAGTAAATGgaattaaaactttttaaaagattaaatacgAATAGTGTACTTTTTATTAGATATTTAGATACTTGCAATAACAAGTGAGAAAGGGTGACTaagaataatgatttatggcaaaaaatattcattaaaaattatgaaatatggaTGGTTTCAGAATGGCAGTGACGATtatttttaatgctttgttttaactgtgttgttatgtttgtgtattattCATTTGATATAGTTCTCTGTAATATCATTgttcttttattcttttctaATGTGCTTGTCTATATTTTCTGCAGGTTTCAAGTCGCACTGTTTTGGTGAAACTCCAACGTCAAGAAACGGTGGGTGTTTTTTGAAACATTGGTTGTTTCTGTATATGTTTAAGATGTCAAGT
This genomic window contains:
- the sh3gl3b gene encoding endophilin-A3b, whose translation is MSVAGLKKQFHKASQLLQEKLNGVEGTKLDEEFLIMERKTDITHKLILDLVPKTIGYLQPNPAYRAKLSMLNTVSKIRGKGKTVGYPQTEDILGDCMLHYGCELGVDSGFGFALTEMGEALKQVSQAKDSMDVRVNQTFIDPLQSIQENELKEIRYHLRKLEGRRLDFDFKKRRKGKIANTEIKKAFEKFEESKDLAESSMFNLLQKDVDQMQYLSGFISAVLDYHQESCQILEHLRSSLQTRITDASNQPKREFASKSVASTMCYTDIYGLSNCSSGQSPGTEITEALSEKYAPVVVHSPDKAQNPTNNYDSGPPFDQPCCRALYAFQAENQGELCFKGGDIIILTSQVDENWFEGMLSGKSGFFPKNYVKVLVPLP
- the nedd1 gene encoding protein NEDD1 isoform X1, producing MEDVTRLVSSGDCLKIWDSASMTVVEQFNPHSATHPVAQVCWSSSNQYLVSASSIGDKLVVSSLKSSPVPVMELGEGKKQTRVNLNSTSQFLVSGGLDNTVNIWDLKTKRLHRSLKDHKEEVTCVSFNGGDSYIASGSTSGDIILHSITTNLSSKPFGHGPNVPIHDLRYSLVKRSLLGTVSDSGSVALWDANTQKELHLFEGAHKAPCSGLAFSPANDLLFITVGLDKKIVCYDTSSKMVFRNKQVESPLTAIDFTPDGAGLVVGSTQGRMYMYDLRNLSAPIKITTAHKTSVTSIRFQNSTSKLKSTKTASSKSSHSNKRVSVKLASQHTEPSTPTPTVPPSVPGSEFPGERGDGQAQFTGSAGEVFSREAEGQHSQDQLPSLEKFTNIGRNSLNLDIFSPLNDGFKSHCFGETPTSRNGGSIDVFSREGEGQHSTERFRAGRNSLDIFSPVRDDYKSHRLSDAASGRKDFDYLPNFPGGTSQRKTPLGTPGSRCYSPSVVQTPPPIKEEEPIITPPQQTDTQNSTKVEKSNGVRQEYDIITSPPAAQSTRVQSVHQYNTPELSKRDVPTLLSYDSPVNRAPPVASPAPAAVDSGAENHGAPLTSVQMKFVHNMIHEALEDFRDTCHRDIINLQVEMVRQFYIQLNEIHGLIEKYSVNDSLVEEIERLREENKKLRSNY
- the nedd1 gene encoding protein NEDD1 isoform X2, with product MEDVTRLVSSGDCLKIWDSASMTVVEQFNPHSATHPVAQVCWSSSNQYLVSASSIGDKLVVSSLKSSPVPVMELGEGKKQTRVNLNSTSQFLVSGGLDNTVNIWDLKTKRLHRSLKDHKEEVTCVSFNGGDSYIASGSTSGDIILHSITTNLSSKPFGHGPNVPIHDLRYSLVKRSLLGTVSDSGSVALWDANTQKELHLFEGAHKAPCSGLAFSPANDLLFITVGLDKKIVCYDTSSKMVFRNKQVESPLTAIDFTPDGAGLVVGSTQGRMYMYDLRNLSAPIKITTAHKTSVTSIRFQNSTSKLKSTKTASSKSSHSNKRVSVKLASQHTEPSTPTPTVPPSVPGSEFPGERGSAGEVFSREAEGQHSQDQLPSLEKFTNIGRNSLNLDIFSPLNDGFKSHCFGETPTSRNGGSIDVFSREGEGQHSTERFRAGRNSLDIFSPVRDDYKSHRLSDAASGRKDFDYLPNFPGGTSQRKTPLGTPGSRCYSPSVVQTPPPIKEEEPIITPPQQTDTQNSTKVEKSNGVRQEYDIITSPPAAQSTRVQSVHQYNTPELSKRDVPTLLSYDSPVNRAPPVASPAPAAVDSGAENHGAPLTSVQMKFVHNMIHEALEDFRDTCHRDIINLQVEMVRQFYIQLNEIHGLIEKYSVNDSLVEEIERLREENKKLRSNY